A region of Tolypothrix sp. NIES-4075 DNA encodes the following proteins:
- a CDS encoding glycoside hydrolase family 24 protein, with amino-acid sequence MKRVELKGVEKLIGPIAALLGFVYLLQWYVFGDLRSHNDPVFAQKNPPLVMKGGDPYIRALMRTISASEANSDRPYSLLYGGQQVNDLSHHPQICIVIVTGPNKGNCSTAAGRYQIINTTWYRIAPRYHPNPTRFMFWANYSFAPEYQDAVVYSWLSDRQVWGTDISQQLHQGKLNEVLKRLSPTWTSLGYGIETNSVSRYLPNIYQKNLQEELNATKN; translated from the coding sequence CTGAAAAGGGTTGAATTGAAAGGTGTTGAAAAACTGATTGGACCGATAGCCGCACTTCTCGGCTTTGTATATTTGTTGCAGTGGTATGTATTTGGGGATTTGCGATCGCATAACGATCCGGTTTTTGCTCAAAAAAATCCACCTTTGGTAATGAAGGGTGGCGATCCTTACATTCGTGCTTTAATGCGAACTATTTCAGCGAGTGAAGCAAATAGCGATCGCCCTTATTCTCTGTTATATGGTGGACAGCAAGTCAACGATTTGAGCCATCATCCCCAGATATGCATCGTTATTGTTACTGGTCCCAACAAAGGTAATTGTTCTACCGCTGCTGGGAGATATCAAATTATCAACACTACTTGGTATAGAATTGCTCCTCGCTATCATCCGAATCCGACGCGGTTTATGTTTTGGGCAAATTATAGTTTTGCACCCGAATATCAAGACGCAGTAGTTTACAGTTGGTTAAGCGATCGCCAAGTTTGGGGAACTGACATCTCTCAACAGTTGCATCAAGGAAAGTTAAACGAAGTTTTGAAAAGACTTTCCCCCACTTGGACAAGTCTCGGATATGGCATAGAAACTAATTCCGTCAGCCGATATCTACCTAATATTTATCAAAAAAACCTGCAAGAAGAATTAAACGCAACTAAAAATTGA
- a CDS encoding SDR family oxidoreductase yields MKAFVAGATGETGRRIVQELIAKNIPVRALVRDTEKAKGILPPDVELVVGDVLTPESLTTALGDSTVVLCATGAKPSFDPTGPYKVDFEGTKNLVDAAKAKGIEHFVFVSSLCTSKLFHPLNLFWLILVWKKQAEEYIQKSGLTYTIVRPGGLKNEDNSNPIVMQSADTLFEGSIPRQKVAKVCVESLFEGAARNKIVEIVAKEEATSKSFGELFANVA; encoded by the coding sequence ATGAAAGCATTTGTAGCAGGGGCAACAGGTGAAACAGGTCGCAGGATAGTACAAGAACTGATTGCGAAAAATATTCCCGTTCGTGCTTTGGTACGCGACACAGAAAAAGCGAAGGGTATTTTGCCTCCTGACGTTGAGTTAGTTGTAGGAGATGTGTTAACACCAGAAAGTCTGACGACTGCTTTGGGAGATAGCACAGTAGTGCTTTGCGCTACCGGAGCCAAACCTAGTTTTGACCCCACAGGACCTTATAAAGTCGATTTTGAAGGCACTAAAAATTTAGTGGATGCTGCCAAAGCGAAGGGAATAGAGCATTTTGTTTTCGTTTCTTCGTTGTGTACTTCCAAGTTATTTCATCCTTTGAACTTGTTCTGGCTGATTTTGGTTTGGAAAAAGCAAGCTGAGGAATATATCCAGAAAAGCGGTTTGACTTATACAATTGTCCGTCCTGGCGGGTTAAAAAATGAGGATAATTCCAATCCAATCGTGATGCAAAGTGCTGATACACTGTTCGAGGGCAGCATTCCCCGGCAGAAAGTCGCAAAAGTTTGTGTCGAGTCGCTGTTTGAAGGTGCCGCACGCAACAAAATTGTTGAGATTGTTGCTAAAGAAGAAGCTACCTCAAAAAGCTTTGGGGAGTTATTTGCTAACGTAGCTTGA
- a CDS encoding DUF1997 domain-containing protein, with amino-acid sequence MLSQNHEYQSFEISEAVVPVPSLAHTEDALQAIGGTPTKFYGRYHDSMEMYAKACLVGEYLNAHSSWFSRCAEPMKVQPLGENGYALGIGRFGSFGYEVEPKIGLELLPPEDGIYRIHTIPIPGYYPPGYDVDYNASMRMIEDTANDAPTSINQITRVEWELDLVVDIHFPKFIQRLPKSLVQSTGDRLLNQIVRQVSKRLTRKVQQDFHHSLGIDFPVNQKKW; translated from the coding sequence ATGCTTTCACAAAATCATGAATATCAATCCTTTGAAATAAGCGAAGCAGTTGTACCTGTCCCATCACTAGCGCATACTGAAGACGCGCTACAAGCAATTGGTGGAACACCAACAAAGTTTTATGGTCGTTATCACGACTCTATGGAAATGTATGCTAAAGCTTGCTTGGTTGGTGAATATCTCAATGCTCATTCTTCATGGTTTTCGCGCTGCGCTGAACCGATGAAGGTGCAACCGCTAGGGGAAAATGGTTACGCTTTAGGAATCGGTCGTTTTGGCTCTTTTGGTTATGAGGTGGAGCCAAAAATTGGTTTGGAATTGTTACCTCCAGAGGATGGTATTTACCGCATCCACACTATACCCATCCCCGGCTACTATCCGCCCGGTTATGACGTAGACTATAATGCATCGATGCGTATGATAGAAGATACAGCAAACGATGCACCCACAAGTATTAACCAGATAACACGAGTTGAATGGGAATTGGATTTAGTTGTTGATATTCACTTTCCCAAGTTTATTCAGCGTTTGCCTAAATCTTTGGTGCAATCTACAGGCGATCGCTTACTCAACCAAATCGTCCGTCAAGTCTCAAAGCGCCTCACCCGCAAAGTTCAGCAAGATTTTCATCATTCTTTAGGAATAGATTTTCCTGTCAATCAGAAAAAGTGGTGA
- a CDS encoding DUF4079 domain-containing protein codes for MNMELSPSVKYWLNFFHPVLMWALLLFSLYAAYLGLQVQRTRHAQGEQKKELIKGKYNVKHYQIGSIILGLMVAGAIGGMAVTYINDGKLFFGPHLLAGLGMTSIIAFSASLSPFMQKGADWARVTHIVLNFALLGLFTWQAITGVQIVQRLLTQHS; via the coding sequence ATCAATATGGAACTTTCTCCATCCGTAAAATATTGGCTGAACTTCTTTCATCCGGTGTTAATGTGGGCGCTATTGCTATTCTCGCTTTACGCTGCCTACCTAGGCTTGCAAGTACAGCGTACCAGACATGCTCAAGGTGAACAGAAGAAAGAACTGATTAAAGGTAAATATAACGTCAAACACTATCAAATCGGGTCGATAATCTTAGGTTTGATGGTGGCAGGTGCGATCGGTGGTATGGCTGTCACTTACATCAATGATGGTAAGTTATTTTTCGGACCTCACCTGCTAGCAGGGCTTGGGATGACGAGTATAATAGCATTTTCTGCGTCCCTATCTCCTTTTATGCAAAAAGGCGCAGATTGGGCGCGGGTAACTCATATTGTGTTAAATTTCGCACTTTTGGGACTTTTTACTTGGCAGGCGATTACTGGCGTGCAAATTGTTCAAAGACTTCTTACTCAGCATAGTTAG
- a CDS encoding ZIP family metal transporter, whose amino-acid sequence MFPVWLQAGFWGLFSGLALMVGAAIGYFSRVTQRIIAAIMAFGAGVLISALSFELMDEAYKEGGFDSTALGFVAGAMVYTAANWYLATQGGKHRKRSGKHQPSEDEDSGSGLAIAVGALLDGIPESIVIGVSMIAGGSVSAVAVAAVFLSNIPEGVSSAAGMKNAGRSLRYVFGVWATIAVLCGVAALLGYTVFSHLSAEIIAATTAIAAGAILAMIVDTMIPEAFEKAHNFAGLITVVGFLAAFVLSKLGG is encoded by the coding sequence ATGTTTCCGGTCTGGTTGCAAGCGGGGTTTTGGGGTTTATTTAGTGGTTTAGCGCTGATGGTTGGGGCTGCAATTGGCTATTTTTCGCGGGTTACGCAACGGATAATCGCCGCAATTATGGCTTTTGGCGCTGGGGTGTTAATTTCGGCGCTGTCGTTTGAGTTGATGGATGAAGCTTATAAAGAAGGCGGTTTCGACTCTACGGCACTTGGCTTTGTTGCAGGTGCGATGGTGTATACTGCTGCTAACTGGTATTTAGCGACTCAGGGAGGCAAGCATCGCAAGCGATCTGGCAAGCATCAACCATCAGAAGACGAAGATAGTGGTAGTGGTTTGGCGATCGCTGTGGGCGCACTTTTAGATGGTATCCCCGAATCGATTGTCATCGGCGTTAGTATGATTGCCGGCGGATCTGTCAGCGCTGTCGCAGTCGCAGCAGTTTTTCTCTCTAATATTCCTGAAGGGGTATCTAGCGCTGCTGGAATGAAAAATGCAGGTAGATCGTTGCGCTACGTTTTCGGTGTTTGGGCTACTATTGCAGTTCTTTGCGGTGTGGCAGCACTTTTAGGTTATACCGTTTTTAGTCATTTATCGGCGGAAATCATCGCCGCGACAACCGCGATCGCCGCAGGCGCCATTTTAGCGATGATTGTTGATACGATGATTCCAGAAGCATTTGAGAAAGCGCATAATTTTGCGGGATTGATTACTGTAGTCGGCTTTTTGGCTGCGTTTGTTCTCAGCAAACTGGGGGGATAA
- a CDS encoding ankyrin repeat domain-containing protein has product MVSTQDIRLIRATTRGDLKLVQALLTHGTLADTCDRTGTTPLMFAASLGYTEIVRSLLDAGANINLPRKRYKLTALMLAASANQVDIVQLLISRGADVNAINEDGSTALMAAALKGYVDVVKVLLAANANVNFADKDDDTALKVAVKHGHSEIVKILLQTGADVNIQDEDGETLLMVAADLGHLKVVQALLAGGADVKLRNQDGGTALSAAAAAGHDAIASILLDGGADVNAQDQDGETALHLAAVEGYADVVEVLLSRGADVEIKNYLGDTPLLVAALQGHSKIVEALLRRGADVNGKSGETPLLLCVSQGHAETVKVLLDYGADVNTQGGDRKTALIKAAERNQISIMQQLLDKGADVNYIDSAGATVLMWAASRGYNEAVQMLIKAGADVNLKNQGGYTALAIAEFNGYEDVVQSLRAASAQE; this is encoded by the coding sequence ATGGTTTCTACTCAAGATATTCGGCTAATACGCGCTACTACTCGTGGGGATCTAAAGCTTGTGCAAGCGCTACTAACTCATGGTACGCTTGCTGATACGTGCGATCGCACTGGAACTACGCCGTTAATGTTTGCTGCTTCTTTAGGCTACACGGAAATTGTGCGATCGCTTCTTGATGCCGGCGCAAATATCAATTTACCGAGAAAACGCTATAAGTTGACAGCTTTAATGTTGGCAGCTAGCGCTAATCAAGTTGATATTGTCCAGCTTTTAATATCTAGAGGTGCTGATGTCAATGCCATTAATGAAGATGGCAGTACAGCTTTAATGGCAGCAGCTTTGAAAGGTTATGTCGATGTGGTGAAAGTCTTACTTGCCGCGAATGCGAATGTGAATTTCGCAGATAAAGATGATGACACTGCTTTGAAAGTGGCAGTTAAGCACGGACATTCCGAAATTGTAAAAATATTACTACAAACAGGCGCAGATGTCAATATCCAAGATGAAGATGGCGAAACTTTGTTGATGGTAGCGGCAGACTTGGGACACTTAAAAGTTGTACAAGCATTGCTGGCAGGGGGGGCTGATGTCAAGTTGAGAAATCAAGATGGGGGAACTGCACTATCAGCAGCTGCGGCAGCGGGACATGATGCGATCGCTTCAATTTTATTAGATGGTGGGGCTGATGTGAATGCCCAAGACCAAGATGGTGAAACAGCTTTACATCTTGCGGCTGTTGAAGGCTACGCTGATGTGGTAGAAGTCTTACTCAGTCGAGGTGCGGATGTGGAAATAAAAAACTACCTGGGTGATACACCACTGCTTGTAGCGGCGTTGCAGGGACATAGTAAAATTGTAGAGGCGCTGTTGCGGCGAGGTGCAGATGTCAATGGAAAATCCGGCGAAACGCCTTTGTTGCTTTGCGTATCGCAAGGACACGCGGAAACAGTGAAAGTCTTGCTAGACTACGGTGCTGATGTTAATACTCAAGGAGGCGATCGCAAAACTGCTTTGATTAAAGCAGCCGAACGCAATCAAATAAGCATAATGCAGCAACTGCTAGATAAAGGTGCAGATGTTAATTATATAGATTCAGCCGGGGCAACAGTTTTAATGTGGGCAGCATCGCGGGGTTATAACGAAGCCGTGCAGATGTTAATTAAAGCTGGTGCGGATGTGAATTTAAAAAATCAAGGTGGTTATACAGCTTTGGCGATCGCCGAGTTTAATGGTTATGAAGATGTGGTGCAAAGTTTGCGGGCAGCTAGCGCACAGGAGTGA
- a CDS encoding cobalamin biosynthesis protein, which yields MANVTTVQAIKVFWVGIGCKKGTSRELIAIAIEETFKKNQLNLSAIAGIATLDIKADEVGLLELCRQRNLALKSFPADVLSSVDVPNSSPVVALKKGTPSVAEAAALLAAKCQTLLIPKQIFKSTSNHENLSRSTLQGAVTIAVAQAQKEYILGLTQGHGKTNR from the coding sequence GTGGCTAATGTTACAACAGTACAAGCAATTAAAGTTTTTTGGGTGGGAATTGGTTGTAAGAAGGGAACTTCACGAGAATTAATTGCAATAGCAATTGAAGAAACTTTTAAAAAAAATCAATTGAATCTGAGTGCGATCGCTGGGATTGCTACTCTTGACATTAAAGCGGATGAAGTCGGTTTGTTAGAACTTTGTCGTCAACGCAATTTGGCTTTGAAAAGCTTTCCCGCAGACGTTTTAAGTTCTGTTGATGTCCCCAACTCTTCCCCAGTTGTTGCGCTGAAGAAGGGAACTCCCAGTGTAGCTGAAGCCGCAGCCTTACTAGCAGCTAAGTGTCAAACTCTGCTGATTCCGAAACAAATATTTAAATCAACCTCCAATCATGAAAATCTCTCCCGCTCTACTTTACAAGGAGCAGTAACAATAGCCGTTGCCCAAGCCCAAAAAGAATATATTTTAGGGCTTACGCAAGGTCATGGAAAAACGAACCGTTAA
- a CDS encoding tetratricopeptide repeat protein gives MSQQGNRWMVKVVLLLAVVAFVGVSLVPLITAFNDTQRPTQNTSSAKVATSPASDPKSKVEDEVRGYELVLQREPENQAALKGLLQARLQLLSQKGKGEIQPADIQAVIEPLEKLVKLNPEQTKYAVLLAQAKQQIGDKEGAAQAYRSVLATKPGDIEALQGMVALLLSQKRPEAAIGLLQDTLTTSTQANKIQPGSVDAIAVQVLLGNVYASQKRYTQAISVYERAIKSDAKDFRPVLAKALLVKEQGKIDEAKPLFDKAATLAPAQYKDQINQQATASPSPTTSPTP, from the coding sequence GTGTCTCAACAAGGCAATCGTTGGATGGTTAAAGTAGTGCTGTTGCTGGCAGTAGTTGCTTTTGTCGGGGTTTCTCTGGTTCCCTTAATTACGGCATTTAATGATACCCAACGCCCAACTCAAAACACCAGTAGCGCCAAAGTCGCCACTTCGCCTGCTTCTGACCCAAAATCAAAAGTGGAAGACGAAGTACGGGGTTATGAATTGGTTTTGCAACGCGAACCAGAAAATCAAGCCGCGCTTAAAGGGTTATTACAAGCTAGGTTACAGCTGCTGAGTCAAAAAGGAAAAGGTGAAATTCAACCAGCTGACATTCAAGCGGTAATCGAACCCTTAGAAAAGCTAGTCAAGCTAAATCCAGAACAAACGAAATACGCGGTGCTACTAGCGCAAGCAAAACAGCAAATAGGCGACAAAGAAGGAGCAGCTCAAGCTTATCGTTCTGTTTTGGCAACGAAACCAGGTGATATCGAAGCTTTACAAGGCATGGTGGCTCTTTTGTTATCTCAAAAACGCCCGGAAGCGGCGATTGGTTTGCTGCAAGATACCCTCACTACCTCAACCCAAGCAAATAAAATTCAACCGGGAAGTGTGGATGCGATCGCTGTCCAAGTACTTTTGGGCAACGTCTACGCTTCCCAAAAACGCTATACTCAAGCCATCTCTGTTTACGAGCGAGCAATTAAAAGCGATGCTAAAGATTTTCGCCCGGTTTTAGCAAAGGCATTGCTTGTCAAAGAACAAGGCAAAATTGACGAGGCAAAACCTTTATTTGACAAAGCTGCCACTTTAGCCCCTGCTCAATATAAAGACCAAATTAACCAACAAGCAACTGCTTCCCCTAGTCCGACAACTTCTCCGACGCCGTGA
- a CDS encoding homocysteine biosynthesis protein produces MRSLAEINDKITRKRAVVLTVEELKARVAEVGVTQVAKETDVITTGTFEPMESSGAIINLGHTDPPIKIRRAWLDSVPVYSGFGAVDLYIGASCAVETMDGEEVRERGGGHVIEDLIAGKPVHVRAQGQVTDCYPRATFETTITRETINQFYLFNPRNLYQNFIVGVNGGDRPLFTYLGPLQPRLGNAVYSNPGAISPLLNDPELQLIGIGTRIFLGGGVGYVSWEGTQHFPLQKRLPNHTPIGPAATLALIGDAKQMDARWVRGCYFKSYGPSLMLGVGVPLPVLNEQVVERACVTDKDLVAPIVDFSIPRRVRPTFGLVSYAQLKSGRVTIEGKTVRVAPLASMYLARQVAQELKQWIEAGTFTLTEAVSPIPMERSFLPQDRWTEF; encoded by the coding sequence ATGCGATCGCTTGCCGAAATTAACGATAAAATTACCCGCAAACGTGCAGTAGTCTTAACTGTTGAAGAACTCAAAGCACGAGTTGCAGAAGTCGGCGTGACTCAAGTTGCCAAAGAAACTGATGTCATTACCACCGGCACATTTGAGCCAATGGAATCATCAGGTGCGATTATTAACTTGGGACACACTGATCCACCAATTAAAATTCGCCGCGCTTGGTTAGATAGTGTCCCCGTATATTCCGGTTTTGGCGCAGTAGATTTATACATAGGTGCAAGCTGTGCCGTGGAAACGATGGACGGCGAAGAAGTCCGCGAACGCGGTGGTGGACATGTAATTGAAGATTTAATCGCTGGCAAACCCGTACATGTACGAGCGCAAGGACAAGTAACAGATTGTTACCCCCGCGCCACCTTTGAAACCACAATTACCCGTGAAACGATCAATCAGTTTTATTTATTTAATCCGCGCAATCTTTATCAAAATTTTATCGTGGGGGTGAATGGAGGCGATCGCCCACTTTTCACTTATCTCGGTCCACTACAACCGCGTTTGGGGAATGCAGTTTACTCTAACCCAGGTGCGATTTCCCCCCTACTCAACGACCCAGAACTACAGCTTATCGGTATTGGTACGCGAATTTTCTTAGGCGGTGGTGTAGGGTATGTATCATGGGAAGGCACTCAGCACTTTCCCTTACAAAAGCGATTGCCTAATCACACACCCATTGGTCCTGCCGCCACTTTAGCCTTAATTGGTGATGCCAAACAAATGGATGCGCGTTGGGTACGCGGTTGTTACTTCAAAAGTTACGGACCTTCCTTAATGTTGGGCGTAGGCGTACCACTTCCGGTATTAAACGAACAAGTCGTAGAACGTGCTTGCGTGACTGACAAAGACTTAGTAGCGCCGATAGTAGACTTTTCCATCCCTCGGCGCGTCCGTCCCACCTTTGGGTTAGTGAGTTACGCCCAACTTAAATCTGGGCGAGTCACTATTGAAGGTAAAACAGTGCGTGTTGCTCCCCTAGCGAGTATGTATCTTGCCAGACAAGTGGCACAAGAATTGAAACAGTGGATTGAGGCTGGTACATTTACCCTGACAGAAGCAGTTTCCCCAATTCCGATGGAGCGATCGTTTTTGCCCCAAGATCGCTGGACAGAGTTTTGA
- a CDS encoding ATP-binding protein, giving the protein MQINKPIKEASTNELPLRVEKMAKKQRSILIVDDCHEDRQTFRRYLRSCSNYIYSVIESEYGEQALELCKILQPDCVVVDYSLPDMDGLEFLDKLRNTINQVDIPVVMLTGFGNEAIAVQAMKKGATDYLTKEQLTAENLLSTLQHALEKVELLWKLNLTQEQLKFQAYILSQVTDAVMVTEVKLIDEIKARIVYVNAAFTYMTGYSAEEVLGKTPSILNKHKTDPIVLEKISQAMANYQPVKVELINYRKDGSEFWSEINITPMLDESGECTNFIFVQRDISEQQAALRERKEAEAERQQLLTQEKACRAEAEASNRTKDQFLAIISHELRSPLNAILGWTKLIQGGKLDDLATARALATIERNAKLQNELIQDLLDFSRITEGKLRLELCPVDLTQIINAAIDVVRPLADAKTIAIESALEFTIGEVFGDANRLQQVMWNLLTNAIKFTPKQGQIAIWLQRDESYAQITISDTGIGISPDFLPNVFEQFCQADNQYTARHKGLGLGLAIVRSLVEMHNGSITAASDGEGQGATFTVRLPLHSN; this is encoded by the coding sequence ATGCAAATAAATAAACCAATTAAGGAAGCAAGCACAAATGAATTGCCGCTAAGGGTAGAAAAAATGGCAAAAAAGCAACGGAGCATTCTCATCGTTGATGATTGTCACGAAGACAGGCAAACTTTCCGCCGTTATTTACGCTCCTGCTCAAACTACATATATAGTGTGATTGAGTCAGAGTACGGCGAACAAGCGCTAGAATTGTGCAAGATTTTGCAGCCAGATTGTGTTGTAGTCGATTACTCTCTACCTGATATGGATGGTCTTGAGTTTCTCGATAAATTGAGAAATACAATCAATCAGGTAGATATTCCCGTGGTGATGCTGACAGGTTTCGGTAATGAAGCGATCGCTGTCCAAGCAATGAAAAAAGGAGCTACAGACTATCTCACCAAAGAACAGCTCACAGCAGAAAATTTGCTTTCAACCCTTCAGCACGCTCTCGAAAAAGTAGAACTGCTGTGGAAACTCAACCTCACTCAAGAGCAATTAAAATTCCAGGCTTATATTTTATCTCAAGTAACCGATGCAGTTATGGTTACTGAAGTCAAGTTGATTGATGAAATTAAAGCGCGGATTGTCTATGTGAATGCAGCATTCACTTACATGACTGGTTACAGTGCTGAGGAGGTTTTAGGCAAAACACCGAGTATCCTGAACAAACACAAAACCGATCCAATAGTGCTGGAGAAAATTAGTCAAGCGATGGCTAATTATCAGCCAGTAAAGGTAGAACTAATTAATTACCGCAAAGACGGATCGGAGTTTTGGTCAGAAATAAATATTACCCCGATGCTTGACGAATCAGGGGAATGCACTAATTTTATTTTTGTGCAACGCGACATCAGCGAACAGCAAGCCGCGCTTCGCGAACGCAAAGAAGCCGAAGCAGAACGTCAACAACTACTAACGCAAGAAAAAGCCTGCCGTGCCGAAGCAGAAGCAAGCAACCGCACCAAGGATCAGTTTTTGGCAATTATTTCCCATGAATTGCGATCGCCTCTTAATGCTATACTCGGTTGGACAAAGTTAATTCAAGGTGGCAAGTTAGACGACTTAGCTACAGCACGCGCACTTGCAACAATTGAGCGTAACGCCAAGTTACAAAACGAGTTAATTCAAGACCTTTTAGACTTTTCCCGCATCACAGAAGGTAAACTTCGTCTTGAACTGTGCCCAGTTGATTTGACACAAATAATTAATGCCGCAATTGATGTAGTACGTCCATTAGCTGATGCTAAAACTATTGCCATTGAGTCAGCACTTGAATTTACAATCGGCGAAGTTTTCGGCGATGCTAATCGATTGCAGCAAGTTATGTGGAATTTACTGACGAATGCGATTAAATTTACACCAAAGCAAGGACAGATCGCAATTTGGTTACAGCGAGATGAGTCCTACGCGCAGATTACAATCAGTGATACAGGCATTGGTATTAGTCCTGACTTTTTGCCGAATGTATTCGAGCAATTCTGTCAAGCTGATAACCAATATACAGCAAGGCATAAAGGATTAGGACTGGGACTTGCGATCGTCCGTAGTTTAGTCGAAATGCACAATGGCAGTATTACCGCAGCTAGTGACGGTGAAGGACAGGGTGCAACCTTTACAGTGAGGTTGCCACTTCATAGTAATTAA
- a CDS encoding response regulator, giving the protein MRRILLIDDEERLSEVVQTCLETLGGWEVLIATTANQGLLIAEIEQPNAILLDVMLPEMDGITLFHHLQEKPDTQSIPVILLSAKILFAEPNQFAHLSVAGVIAKPFDPLKLADQVAKILGWS; this is encoded by the coding sequence ATGCGACGAATTTTGCTGATTGATGACGAAGAACGTTTGAGCGAAGTAGTTCAGACTTGCTTAGAAACCTTAGGAGGTTGGGAAGTACTCATCGCTACCACCGCTAATCAAGGGTTACTCATAGCGGAAATTGAACAGCCAAATGCCATTTTGCTAGATGTGATGCTGCCGGAAATGGATGGTATTACTTTATTTCATCATCTACAAGAAAAACCTGATACCCAATCGATTCCAGTCATTTTGCTGAGTGCGAAAATACTGTTTGCCGAACCGAATCAGTTTGCTCACTTAAGCGTAGCAGGAGTGATTGCCAAGCCCTTTGACCCTTTGAAGCTGGCAGATCAAGTGGCAAAAATCTTGGGTTGGAGTTAG
- a CDS encoding PAS domain-containing sensor histidine kinase — protein MHTREAEEALRESERQAALHDRKLALSALRCCEDEFRALSEASPVGIFRVNPEGKCIYTNPRAQAICGYTFEEALEHGWVKFVHPEDRQLYFYRWLQAVTANQEFIGEVRSVHRDGTIRFCRIKTAPIFSDQKELIGHVGTVEDITEMRAIEKMKSEFISIVSHELRTPLASIRGSLGLLASGRLDNQPQKARRMLEIAALDTERLVRLVNQVLDLERLESGKIVLAKHPCNAATLMQQAIEAVQPLAEEANITLTVFPLSIEIYADCDRIIQTLVNLLANAVKFSPSGSTVILSAEVQPDKGDKQTSRQADNSFSPSPHLPIPPSPTPHSPLPTPYLLFKVKDQGRGIPADKLESIFGRFEQVDASDSRNSCGTGLGLAICRTIVQQHNGKIWVESVLGEGSTFYFTLPL, from the coding sequence ATGCATACTAGAGAAGCAGAAGAAGCATTAAGAGAAAGCGAACGGCAAGCTGCACTACACGATCGCAAACTTGCATTATCAGCCTTACGCTGCTGCGAAGACGAATTTCGCGCTTTAAGCGAAGCTTCCCCAGTCGGCATCTTTCGAGTAAATCCCGAAGGTAAATGTATCTACACCAATCCTCGCGCTCAAGCAATTTGCGGTTACACTTTTGAAGAAGCTTTAGAACATGGCTGGGTCAAGTTCGTTCACCCAGAAGATCGTCAGCTTTATTTTTATCGTTGGTTACAAGCAGTAACAGCAAATCAAGAATTTATTGGGGAAGTGCGTTCTGTTCATCGAGACGGAACCATACGTTTTTGTCGAATTAAAACAGCTCCTATTTTTTCTGACCAAAAAGAATTAATCGGTCATGTCGGAACCGTTGAAGACATCACCGAAATGCGAGCTATAGAAAAGATGAAAAGCGAGTTTATTTCGATTGTCAGCCACGAATTGCGAACACCATTAGCTTCGATTCGCGGTTCTTTAGGATTGCTTGCTTCCGGACGACTCGACAACCAACCGCAAAAAGCGCGACGCATGTTAGAAATTGCCGCACTTGATACTGAACGCTTAGTACGTTTGGTCAATCAAGTTCTTGATTTAGAGCGACTCGAATCAGGCAAAATTGTCCTGGCAAAACATCCATGTAATGCTGCTACGTTAATGCAGCAAGCAATAGAGGCTGTGCAACCTCTTGCCGAAGAAGCCAACATCACCCTAACAGTTTTTCCCCTATCTATTGAGATATATGCCGATTGCGATCGCATCATTCAAACTCTTGTCAACCTGCTAGCAAACGCCGTTAAATTTTCGCCTTCAGGCAGTACTGTTATTCTGAGTGCAGAAGTTCAACCGGACAAGGGGGACAAGCAGACAAGCAGACAAGCAGACAATTCTTTCTCCCCATCTCCCCATCTCCCCATCCCCCCTTCCCCCACTCCCCACTCCCCACTCCCCACTCCCTATCTTTTATTCAAAGTCAAAGACCAAGGGCGGGGTATTCCTGCTGATAAACTAGAAAGTATTTTTGGTAGGTTTGAGCAAGTTGATGCTTCAGACTCTCGCAATTCCTGCGGTACTGGACTAGGACTAGCTATATGTCGCACTATTGTGCAGCAGCACAACGGAAAAATTTGGGTAGAAAGCGTTTTAGGTGAAGGCAGTACCTTCTATTTCACCTTACCGCTGTAG